The following is a genomic window from Nitrospira sp..
TCTATGCGCTCGGTTACATGGCTGAGTTCTCCGGCCGGTTGTCGCTTGCGGCGATCGGCTCCCTCCTGAACGGGTTTTTGCTCTCCATGACCCTGGTGGTCCTTGCCGACAACGGGTTCTTCTTTCTGATCCTGTGGGAGATGATGTCTTTGCTCTCCTATGCCTTGGTGGTGACGGAATACGAACAGCCCGGCGTGCGCGAAGCGGGATTGTTTTATCTGATCATGACGCATGTCGGGACGGCGTTTATCATCCTGACGTTTTTGATCCTGTTCCAGGAAACCGGCTCGTTCTCCTTCGAGGGCTTCCGTCATCCAGACCAACGGCTGCCCGAAGGCCTGCGATCGCTCGCCTTCTTCACGGCGTTGGTCGGATTCGGCGCCAAGGCCGGTATCGTTCCCCTCCATGTGTGGCTGCCCTATGCGCACCCGGCCGCCCCGTCACACGTATCGGCCTTGATGTCGGGCGTCATGATCAAGACCGCGGTCTATGCGCTCATCCGGGTCTATTTTGATTTCCTCGGAGGGCAGTTCCCCTGGTGGTGGGGCTTCACGATTCTGGTGGTCGGGTCGGTGTCGGCGCTCCTGGGCGTCATGTACGCGCTCATGGAGCATGACCTGAAGAGCCTCCTCGCATTTCACAGCGTGGAAAATATCGGGATCATTCTCTTGGGGATCGGCGCAGGGATGATCTTCCACACCTACGGCCTGCACGAACTCGCCGCACTCGGCCTGTTGGCCGGTCTCTACCACACCATTAACCATGCGGCGTTCAAGGCGCTTCTCTTTATGGGAGCCGGGTCGGTTCTCTTCGTCACCCACACGAGAAATATCGAGGAGTATGGCGGATTGCTTCGGCGCATGCCCTGGACCGGTGCCTGTTTCCTGATCGGTGCCTGGTCCATCGCCGCATTGCCGCCCACCAATGGATTCGTCAGCGAGTGGCTGGTGTTTCAAAGCCTGTTCCTCAGCTTCCAGTTGCCAACCTTGTTTCTCAAGCTGATGTTGCCGATTGCCGCTGCGATGCTGGCGCTCACGGGCGCGTTGGCGCTGGCCTGCTTTGCGAAGGCCTTCGGCATGTCGTTTCTGGCGCAACCGCGCAGCACGCATGCCCGTCATGCGAGGGAGGTGCCGATGTCGATGCGCATCGGGATGGGCCTCTTGGCCGGGGCCTGTGTCCTGCTCGGACTGGCTCCCATGCTGGTCGTCCCCTTGTTGGACCGGATCACCGGGTCGTTGACGGGGGTGGCGATCGGCGCAAAGGTGCTGGCGCTCGACGGCTGGGTCGTCGCGCCGGTGACGGTGGAGTTCTCAAGTATCTCGATGCCGGTGTTGGCCGCGCTCCTGGTCGGTGTGGGCCTCTTGGGATTGCTGTTGGCCAGGATGATCGGGAAGCCTCTGCGTATGCGCTACTACAAGACGTGGGGTTGCGGACTGAATCTCACGCCTCGCATGGAATATACCGCCACCGGCTTCGTCCAACCGATCAAGCGGGTCTTCGGGACCATCTATCGGCCCACAGTGAAACTGGAGACGGAGTTTCTGGAACAGTCGAAGTATTTCATCAAGCACCAGCGGTTCGAATTCCACATCGAGCCGCTCTTCGAGAAATATCTGTACAAGCCGGTCGTGGCCTTTCTGCTGGCGATGGCGGACCGGCTGCGCATCATCCAGGCCGGCAGCCTCCATCTCTACCTTGCCTATATTTTTGTGACGCTGGTCCTGTTGTTGCTGTGGGCCGTCTAGGGACATGGGTGGAGGGCAGAGCAAGATGAGGGAATGGATTGCGCCGGGTTGTCCGGCGATTGAGTGACGAGGGGAATTCCGTTCGATGCTGCAGGTGCTGCTGGTCGCCGTTCAATTGATCATGTTGTTGTCCCTCTCTCCGTTCATCGTCGGGCTGATTCGAAAGGTCAAGGCACGACTGCAATGCCGTCGCGGCGCCAGCGTACTCCAGCCCTACGCCGACTTGGCCAAGTTGTTCAGAAAAGAGCCGGTGATCTCCTCGACCACATCCTGGATTTTTACCGCCGCCCCCTACATCGTGTTCGCCTCCACGGTCGCGGCAGGCCTGTTGATGCCGGTGTTTGTCTCTCGCAGCCCGCTCAATTTCGCCGGCAATATCATCGCACTTGTCTATCTGCTGGCACTGGGGACGTTCTTCATGATTCTGGCCGGACTGGATGCGGGATCGGCGTTCGGAGGAATGGGCAGCAGCCGAGAGGCCATCGTCGCGACGCTGGCCGAACCGGCCATGATGCTGTCCATCCTGGCCATCGCGCTCACGGCCGGGTCCACGAATTTGAGCACCATCGTCCACAAGTCCGCATTGCTGGAAGGGGTCGTGCTGGCCCCGCCTGCACATTTGATGGCGCTGGCGGCGCTGTTCATCGTGACCCTTGCGGAGACCGGCCGCGTGCCGGTGGACAATCCCGCGACGCACCTCGAGCTGACGATGATCCACGAAGCCATGGTCCTCGAATATTCCGGACGGTACCTGGCGCTGATGGAATGGGCGGCGGGGATCAAGTTGCTCGTGTTCCTGACCTTGATCGTGAATGTGTTCGCGCCCTGGGGGATTGCGACGAGCCTGACGCCGTCGTCGGTGGCACTGGGCGTCGTGGTGTATCTGCTGAAGGTATCCGGCCTCGCCGTCGTGATCGGCGTGATCGAATCGATGTTCGCCAAGTTGCGGCTGTTTCGGGTGCCGGAATTGTTGGGCGCAGCGTTCATTCTGTCGCTGCTCGCGCTGGTGTTCTTCTACACGTTGAGAGGGTGATGCGGTGCCGGTCTCGACTCATCTCGGTTCGCAACTCGTAGACCTCTGCTCGGTGCTGCTGTTGCTCTGTTGTTTTGCCATCGTGGCGCAACGCCGTCTTTCCGCCTGCGTGGATCTGTTCGCGCTTCAGTCGGTCTTCCTCGCTGCGACCGCGGCGCTCGTCGCGTTTCTGACCGGCCATCGACACATCTATTTCGCGGCAGCTCTTACGATCGTCATCAAAGTCATCGTGCTCCCCCGCATTTTGCGGAAGGTCATCGAACGGCTCAATGTGTCGCGGGAACTGGTGATGAACGTCAACGTTCCCGCGGGCCTGTTGATCTGCGGAGCGCTGGTGATCGTCTCTTTCTTCATCACACAGCCCATCATTCCCTTGGGATATCTCCTGACGCGGGATTCCCTGGCCATTGCCTTGGCCATCGTCTTGATCGGATTTTTTACCATGATCGCGCGCAAGAAAGCGGTCACGCAAATGGTCGGCTTCCTGGTCATGGAGAACGGCGTGTTTCTGGGGGCGACCGCGGCTGCCTATGGGATGCCGCTGATCGTCGAACTGGGTGTCTTCTTCGATGTCCTGGTGGCGGGTTTGATCGTCGGGATCTACACGCACCGGCTCCAGGACGCCTTCGACAGCGTCGATACCAGCACCTTGACGGTGCTGAAGGAATGAGAGGATCCATGGCCAAGCTACCGGGAGTGGTTGATACATGTGGCCGGTGATCGTGTTGTTGGCCGGGCCGGTGGTCGCAGGGCTGCTCAGCCTGGTGATCCATCGTGCGCGCCTGCTGCATGTCGTGAATTTTTCGACCATGCTGGCGCTGGCCGTCGCCGAGACGGCCCTGACCGAGCGGGTGCTGGCGGATGGGTCGATCACGACACTGGGGACCCTGGTCTACGTGGACGCGCTGTCGGATTTTATCCTGGCCATCATCACCGCCATCGGATTGTCCTGTTCGCTCTACATGTGGTCCTACATGGACGACCAGGTCGCCAGAGGGGTCATCGCGCCGAAACGCCTGAGCCTCTTCTTTTTCCTCTTCCACATGTTCCTCTTCGCGATGGTGGGGGCGACGATGGCGAACAGCCTGGGTGTGCAGTGGGTGGCGTTGGAGGGTACGACGCTGGCGACGACGTTCTTGATCGCCTTCTTCCGGAGGCGCGAATCCCTGGAAGCGGGCTGGAAATATTTGATTCTCTGTTCGGTGGGCATCGCCCTCGCCCTGTTCGGTGTCGTCCTGACCTACTACTCCTCCGTGCGAGTCCTGAGTGATGTGAGTGCGGCACTCAACATCACGGCGTTGACCGCGGTGGCGAATCAGTTGGACCCCAATGTGCTCAAGCTGGCGTTTATTTTCGTCCTCGTCGGGTACGGCACGAAGGTGGGCCTGGTTCCCATGCATACCTGGCTGCCGGACGCCTATGCGGAGGCGCCCGCGCCGATTGCAGCGATGTTGGCCGGGGTGTTGGAGACCGTCGCGGTCTATACCCTGCTGCGCAGTAAGGTTCTTGTGGACCAGGCGATTTCTCCGACGTTCAGCGGCAACTTACTCATCACGTTCGGGCTCCTCTCATTCGTCGTGGCGGCCCTGTTCGTACTCATCCAGCACAACTACAAACGGCTCTTCGCCTATTCGAGCATCGAACATATGGGGTTGGCCATG
Proteins encoded in this region:
- a CDS encoding Hydrogenase-4 component F — translated: MWPVIVLLAGPVVAGLLSLVIHRARLLHVVNFSTMLALAVAETALTERVLADGSITTLGTLVYVDALSDFILAIITAIGLSCSLYMWSYMDDQVARGVIAPKRLSLFFFLFHMFLFAMVGATMANSLGVQWVALEGTTLATTFLIAFFRRRESLEAGWKYLILCSVGIALALFGVVLTYYSSVRVLSDVSAALNITALTAVANQLDPNVLKLAFIFVLVGYGTKVGLVPMHTWLPDAYAEAPAPIAAMLAGVLETVAVYTLLRSKVLVDQAISPTFSGNLLITFGLLSFVVAALFVLIQHNYKRLFAYSSIEHMGLAMIGFGVGGFAGTFGGLFHLLNHALAKALAFFVAGNIHRRFDTLEIDGVRGLARSQPITAAAILVAGCALAGLPPFSPFVSELLVVSAVAAQDFASDTVHVGRFVTLAISDEMRSLGIVALFLSFGVVLFGGFMYRIGMMVWGTPPPGSLQGESWTVGHVPVMVIVGALIGLGFMLPEPIRILLTRAVNVIVVR
- a CDS encoding Hydrogenase-4 component B, translating into MTTLLTVLLACYLFGGLAPLCLPRRSNLQNLLAHGCAAAGGVVGLALGVVGLLAADPLTGSLSSNIPYLVFALRLDALAAFFVLTISLVGLAASIYALGYMAEFSGRLSLAAIGSLLNGFLLSMTLVVLADNGFFFLILWEMMSLLSYALVVTEYEQPGVREAGLFYLIMTHVGTAFIILTFLILFQETGSFSFEGFRHPDQRLPEGLRSLAFFTALVGFGAKAGIVPLHVWLPYAHPAAPSHVSALMSGVMIKTAVYALIRVYFDFLGGQFPWWWGFTILVVGSVSALLGVMYALMEHDLKSLLAFHSVENIGIILLGIGAGMIFHTYGLHELAALGLLAGLYHTINHAAFKALLFMGAGSVLFVTHTRNIEEYGGLLRRMPWTGACFLIGAWSIAALPPTNGFVSEWLVFQSLFLSFQLPTLFLKLMLPIAAAMLALTGALALACFAKAFGMSFLAQPRSTHARHAREVPMSMRIGMGLLAGACVLLGLAPMLVVPLLDRITGSLTGVAIGAKVLALDGWVVAPVTVEFSSISMPVLAALLVGVGLLGLLLARMIGKPLRMRYYKTWGCGLNLTPRMEYTATGFVQPIKRVFGTIYRPTVKLETEFLEQSKYFIKHQRFEFHIEPLFEKYLYKPVVAFLLAMADRLRIIQAGSLHLYLAYIFVTLVLLLLWAV
- a CDS encoding Hydrogenase-4 component E, yielding MPVSTHLGSQLVDLCSVLLLLCCFAIVAQRRLSACVDLFALQSVFLAATAALVAFLTGHRHIYFAAALTIVIKVIVLPRILRKVIERLNVSRELVMNVNVPAGLLICGALVIVSFFITQPIIPLGYLLTRDSLAIALAIVLIGFFTMIARKKAVTQMVGFLVMENGVFLGATAAAYGMPLIVELGVFFDVLVAGLIVGIYTHRLQDAFDSVDTSTLTVLKE
- a CDS encoding Hydrogenase-4 component C encodes the protein MLQVLLVAVQLIMLLSLSPFIVGLIRKVKARLQCRRGASVLQPYADLAKLFRKEPVISSTTSWIFTAAPYIVFASTVAAGLLMPVFVSRSPLNFAGNIIALVYLLALGTFFMILAGLDAGSAFGGMGSSREAIVATLAEPAMMLSILAIALTAGSTNLSTIVHKSALLEGVVLAPPAHLMALAALFIVTLAETGRVPVDNPATHLELTMIHEAMVLEYSGRYLALMEWAAGIKLLVFLTLIVNVFAPWGIATSLTPSSVALGVVVYLLKVSGLAVVIGVIESMFAKLRLFRVPELLGAAFILSLLALVFFYTLRG